Proteins co-encoded in one Oreochromis aureus strain Israel breed Guangdong linkage group 3, ZZ_aureus, whole genome shotgun sequence genomic window:
- the LOC116321855 gene encoding urokinase plasminogen activator surface receptor-like, protein MQILVLILGIVLLPKACALKCFECTPELSGSCTQTTKECPFNTQCRSARMTSYAGGSKLFDIKAKSCAAAEECVQASINFGVSQTLMTSKCCTSNLCNTQDAPEGSISSPNGKKCFQCHGNDCTKTLNCNGNEDHCIKTTVTAGGQKVTLKGCASKVICSGTQSAQIPGITGAEISCCQGDLCNSAISTTAGLLLFVTPLISLVLFS, encoded by the exons ATGCAGATCCTTGTGCTGATCCTTGGGATCGTGCTGCTCCCTAAAG CCTGTGCTTTGAAATGTTTCGAATGCACACCGGAACTCTCTGGAAGCTGCACTCAGACGACAAAAGAATGTCCTTTCAACACTCAGTGTAGATCAGCCAGAATGACTTCATATGCAG GTGGTTCAAAACTGTTTGACATTAAAGCGAAAAGTTGTGCTGCAGCTGAGGAGTGTGTTCAGGCCTCAATCAACTTTGGAGTTTCTCAAACTCTAATGACCAGCAAGTGTTGCACCTCCAATCTTTGCAACACTCAAGATGCCCCTG AGGGCAGCATCTCCTCTCCAAATGGGAAAAAGTGCTTCCAATGTCATGGAAACGATTGCACAAAAACTCTAAACTGCAACGGAAATGAGGACCACTGCATCAAAACAACAG TGACTGCAGGAGGGCAAAAGGTGACTTTAAAGGGCTGTGCCTCCAAGGTGATTTGCTCAGGCACGCAATCTGCACAGATCCCAGGAATCACTGGAGCAGAAATCAGCTGCTGCCAGGGTGACCTCTGCAACAGTGCCATCAGTACAACTGCTGGCCTTCTGCTATTTGTCACACCGCTGATCTCTCTGGTCTTGTTCTCTTAG